AAGGCCTTTTTTATTGTCAGGTGCATTGATCATGCTGTCAACTCTATCAGGTTGCCTTCCGGGTCCAGTACTACTGCTTCGTAGTAGCCATCGCCAGTGGTGCGCGGATGCCCCACGATCTTGTGCCCATCTGATCTCAATGCAGTGACCAACTGGTCAACTTTGGCTTCACTGCCTGTGCTGATGGCCATGTGCACGATACCTTCCTTTTGTGAGAGATGATCATGCTGCCTTTCTGCAATATCAGGACGGTGCATGAGCTCCAGTCTGGAGCCGCTTTCGAAACTGAGGAAGTAAGACTGGAAATGCGTGAGCGGGTTATGGTATTTGTGGTTGGACCTGGCTCCGAAATACTGTTCGTAGAATGATTTCATCAGTTCCAGGTTCTCTACCCAAATGGCCAGATGTTCTATTTTCATTTTTACATTTTTTTGATCAGATAATCTGCAGGTCTGCATGATGGAATTCATGCATGTCTTTATGATCGCTGGGCAGATCGGTGATGATGGTGTCCAGCACATTCAGTTCGCAAACTTTA
This portion of the Pseudobacter ginsenosidimutans genome encodes:
- a CDS encoding VOC family protein; translation: MKIEHLAIWVENLELMKSFYEQYFGARSNHKYHNPLTHFQSYFLSFESGSRLELMHRPDIAERQHDHLSQKEGIVHMAISTGSEAKVDQLVTALRSDGHKIVGHPRTTGDGYYEAVVLDPEGNLIELTA